The genomic interval TGATCGGTCCGCCGGCAGCCTCGCTGCTGATGGCGGCGACCTATCCAGCGGCGCTGTTCCACGTCACGGCGGCCGCGCATGTGCTGATGGTGGCGTTCACGGTCTGGCGGATGACCCAGCGGCGGCCGGTCGATACCGAGGACAAGTCGGAGTTCGTGCCGGTCATCTCGACGGCGCGCTACGCCACCCCGGAATCGGCCGTGCTCGATCCGCGCGCCGAGGAGGCGCAGGAAGAGGACGCGGCCTGAGGCCGCCTCAGCCGGCGCGCGCCTTGTCGAGCTTTGCCAGCAGGCGTTCCCTGGTCGCCCGGTCGCAGAAGGCGGCCTCGATGGCGGTACGCGTCACCGCCATCAGGTCGTCCGCGCTCCAGCCGAAGGTGCGCGCGACTTGGCCGTATTCGCGTCCAAGCGTGGTGTGGAAGAAGGGTGGGTCGTCCGAATTCAGCGTGATGCGCACGCCGGCGCGGCGCAGCAGGTTGACCGGGTGAAAACGCAGCACCGGATAGAGGCCGAGTGCAAGGTTGGAACCGGGGCAGACCTCCAGCACGACCCGCTCCTCGGCGAGGCGCTCGACCAGCGCGCGGTCCTCGATGGCGCGCACGCCGTGGCCGATGCGTTTGACGCGCAGGAAGTCGAGCGCGGCGGTGACGCTCTCCGGACCGCCGAACTCGCCGGCATGGGCGGTCAGTCCAAGACCAGCCTCGCCGGCCATGCGGAACGCGCGGGCGAAATTGGCCGGATGGCCCTCGCGCTCGTCGCCGGCAAGGCCGAAGCCGGTGACCAGCGGATGAGGATATGCCAGCACGTCCCGGACCACCCGCTCGACCGCGGCGGCGCCGAAATGGCGCACGCCCACGGCGATCATGCGTCCCTCGATGCCGGTCTCCGCCTTGGCCCGCTCGATGCCTGCGGCAAGACCCTCGACGTAGGAGCGGTAGGACAGGCCGGCGGCGGTGGCGTGGTCGAGCGAGATGAACACCTCGCCGTAGATGGCGCCCTCGGCGGCAAGCATGCGGAAGTAGCTCTCGCTCAGCTGGGCGTAGTCGCCGGGGCGGCGGAACACGGAACTGGCGAGGTCGTAAGCCTGCAGGAAGCTGGTGAAATCGGACCAGACATAACGCCCCTTGGCGTCGATGATGGTCGAGACGTCGATGTTCTCGCGCCGAGCGATCTTCTGCACCAGGCTTGGCGGCGCCGCCCCCTCGATGTGACAGTGCAGTTCCGCCTTCGGCACGTTGTCCTGCCCCACCATCCGCTCGATCGCCTTTCCGCCTTCAGTGCCATGCCGGGAACCGGCTTCAGAATCCGCGCATCGGATTGCCGTCCGACCGGCGCAGCCAGTTGTCCGCCGACCAGACCGCACGACCGTCGACCATATGGACCGCATAAGCATGCCTGGAGCGTGCCGAGCGGTTGGGCGCCGACTTGTGCGGCACGCTGCCATGCAAGACGACCAGCGTTCCCCTGGGCGCGACCAGCGGTGCGTGGCGTTCTTCCGGCTCAAAGGGCGTTTCGTCAAGAGTCTCCATGACCAGATCGTCGCCCCGGTAGCGGAAACGGCTGCGCAGCCGCCCCTTGTGGCCGCCCGGAACGCCATAGAGGCCGCCGTTGCTGTCGTCGGCATCCTCGAGCGCGAACCAGAAGCCGGTGCAGGACAGCGGCGTGGTATGCAGGAAGGTCGAATCCTGGTGGCAGTTCACCTCGCCGCCGATGTGCGGCGGCTTGAAGATGTACATGGACTGGGCCAGCAAAGGCTCGACCAGGCCGCAGTCGTGCGCCGTGGCGGCGAGTTTCGGATCGCGCGAGAAGGCATCGAACACCGGATCGAGATCGTGCAGGGCGTGGCCGACCTTGTTGAGCGCGACATGCTTGTCCTTGATCAGGCGGCCGTCGGCGTCGAAGGCCTCCGCCTCGAAGAAGAAGCGGATCCGATCGCCGCTTTCGCGGAAATAGGCGTCGCGGGCGTGGCTCTGGGCGCCGGTCTCGAACACCGAGGCGACGCTCGACGGATCGAAGGCGTCGATCAGCGCGGTCATGCGTTCCTTCAGCGCGTCGCATTCGCCGGGGGTCTTGTAGCCTTCCAGGACGAGAAAGCCGTCCTCCTGCCAGGCGACCTTCATCGCCTCGGTCAGACGGCCGTCGCCGGGGGCCGTGAAACTGCGGGCCTTCATGTCGCTTCCCTTTCTGCCGATGCGACCGCGCTCAGGCGGCCAGAAAGCTGGTGCCGTGCGGGCCCGGCTCGATTCCGAGATGCTGGGCGACGGTCTCGCCGATGTCGGCATAGGTTTGCCGGCCGCCGATGCCGCGGCCGGCGATGCCCGGCCCGGTTCCGAGCACCGGCACGTGCTCGCGAGTGTGGTCCGTGCCGCGCCAAGTCGGGTCACAGCCGTGGTCGGCGGTGAGGATCAAGAGATCGCCGTCCTTGAGACGCCCCAGCAGTTCGGGCAGACGCGCGTCGAAGCGCTCCAGTGCTGCGGCATAGCCGGGCACGTCCCGGCGATGGCCGTAGAGGCTGTCGAAGTCAATCAGGTTGGTGAAGACCAGATCACCGTCGCCGACCTGGTCCATCGCCCGCAGCATGGCGTCGAACAGTTCGTCGTTGCCGGCGCCCTTGAGCACGGTCGTGACGCCCTGATGGGCGAAGATATCGCCGATCTTACCGACGCCGATGACGCTGCGGCCGACGGCGGTCAGCCGGTCGAGCAGGGTCGGCTCGGGCGGCAGAACAGAATAGTCCCGCCGGTTGGCGGTGCGCACGAACCCGGCGGCCGTCTCGCCGACGAAGGGGCGGGCGATGACTCGGCCGATGTTGAGCGCATCGACATGGCGACGCGCGACGGCACAGAGGTCGTAAAGCCGATCGAGGCCGAAATGGACCTCGTGTGCGGCGATCTGCAGGACAGAGTCCGCCGAGGTGTAGAAGATCGGCCTGCCGGTGCGGATGTGTTCCTCGCCCAGTTCGGCGATGATCTCCGTGCCCGAGGCGTGCTTGTCGCCGAGGATGCCGGGCAGGCCCGCCTCGGCGACAATGGCGACGATCAGGTCCTTCGGGAACGTCGGGATCGTTTCGGGGAAATAGCCCCAGTCGAAGCGAACCGGAACGCCGGCGATCTCCCAGTGGCCGGACGGCGTGTCCTTGCCCTTGGAGGTTTCCGTCGCATAGCCCCACAGGCCTTCGGGCGGTCCTGAGAAATTCAGGCCGGGAACCTCCCTGCCGGTCGACAGGCGCGCGGCGGCGCCGAGGCCGAGCCGGTCCATGTTGGGCAGGCGCAACAGACCCGACCGCAAGCCGGGCCGATCGCCGCCTCCCGCGGCACAGGCTTGCGCGATATGGCCGAGCGTATCCGACCCCGCATCGCCGAAGCGGGCGGCATCCTCCGCGCCGCCGATGCCGAAACTGTCCAAGACGCACAGGATTGCGCGAGGCATGAGCGTTCCTCTTTATTTCCCTGGCCCGCGCCCGGGACGGCTGCGGGCGATGTTGCTGCGCTCAGGGCGCGACACGTCCCGCGACGATGGGGC from Polymorphum gilvum SL003B-26A1 carries:
- a CDS encoding phosphopentomutase — encoded protein: MPRAILCVLDSFGIGGAEDAARFGDAGSDTLGHIAQACAAGGGDRPGLRSGLLRLPNMDRLGLGAAARLSTGREVPGLNFSGPPEGLWGYATETSKGKDTPSGHWEIAGVPVRFDWGYFPETIPTFPKDLIVAIVAEAGLPGILGDKHASGTEIIAELGEEHIRTGRPIFYTSADSVLQIAAHEVHFGLDRLYDLCAVARRHVDALNIGRVIARPFVGETAAGFVRTANRRDYSVLPPEPTLLDRLTAVGRSVIGVGKIGDIFAHQGVTTVLKGAGNDELFDAMLRAMDQVGDGDLVFTNLIDFDSLYGHRRDVPGYAAALERFDARLPELLGRLKDGDLLILTADHGCDPTWRGTDHTREHVPVLGTGPGIAGRGIGGRQTYADIGETVAQHLGIEPGPHGTSFLAA
- a CDS encoding phytanoyl-CoA dioxygenase family protein, translating into MKARSFTAPGDGRLTEAMKVAWQEDGFLVLEGYKTPGECDALKERMTALIDAFDPSSVASVFETGAQSHARDAYFRESGDRIRFFFEAEAFDADGRLIKDKHVALNKVGHALHDLDPVFDAFSRDPKLAATAHDCGLVEPLLAQSMYIFKPPHIGGEVNCHQDSTFLHTTPLSCTGFWFALEDADDSNGGLYGVPGGHKGRLRSRFRYRGDDLVMETLDETPFEPEERHAPLVAPRGTLVVLHGSVPHKSAPNRSARSRHAYAVHMVDGRAVWSADNWLRRSDGNPMRGF
- a CDS encoding adenosine deaminase, with the translated sequence MVGQDNVPKAELHCHIEGAAPPSLVQKIARRENIDVSTIIDAKGRYVWSDFTSFLQAYDLASSVFRRPGDYAQLSESYFRMLAAEGAIYGEVFISLDHATAAGLSYRSYVEGLAAGIERAKAETGIEGRMIAVGVRHFGAAAVERVVRDVLAYPHPLVTGFGLAGDEREGHPANFARAFRMAGEAGLGLTAHAGEFGGPESVTAALDFLRVKRIGHGVRAIEDRALVERLAEERVVLEVCPGSNLALGLYPVLRFHPVNLLRRAGVRITLNSDDPPFFHTTLGREYGQVARTFGWSADDLMAVTRTAIEAAFCDRATRERLLAKLDKARAG